The Desulfobacterales bacterium genome contains the following window.
GTCTATGTTAAAATGGTCTGATTCAACAGTTAATACTAATGCTTCCAAATATCTCACGCTTTTAAAGAAATTTCTCATTATGAAAGGCAGATTAAATAAGACCTTAGAACGCCCTTATTTAAACGATAAATTGCTAATAATATTTGTTTACTTGCTTTTAGCGATAGACTCTTCTTCTAACTTGTTAGAAAGCAAATGGCTAAATTACTGTTTTCTTGAAAAAGAGATTTTTATCCAGAGGATTATGCAAAAAAAATTTATGAAATATTTTAATCTTGATTATACAGGGGCTAAGTTAAAGATTGAAACTACAGTTCCTTATGAGGAAATATATGATAAGCTTAAATAATCCTGTAAATGTTATACAGACAACTATACGGCTTGTAGAATCAAATGAAAATTCACATATTCGTTTAAATGCTCACGGTGGTAACTCCATTTTTATGGTTTGCAATCCTATTCAAGAATTGGAATACATCAATGCTATTCATCAATTAATGGGTAATGACAAGTTTGAAATTATAGATTTAAGTAAAGTTCTATGCGAATTTATATCGGAAAATGAATCAGTAATAATAGAGAGTTTCGATATTTTAAGAGGTTCCATAAATCAAATATTCAAAGCACCGGACGGAGAAGAATCTCAAGATATGTTCGGATTGATTTTAAAAGAAATTAAAAGCAGTTTTTCAGCAAAAAAAATTCCTGTTTTCATTAATTCAGGAGCTTTGTATGGCAGTGGTATTGATAATATTCATATAATGGAAAGTGAGATAGTTATGAAATCTTCGTTACCATTAATTATACTCTATCCAGCTACTAAAGAAAAAGATAAACTTATGTTTCTAAGCAAAAGATCGGCATCGAAATACAGATGTATGATTGTTGAGTAATAGGAGATTTAATAATGAAAATAAAAGATATTTTAACTATTAATTTTTCTGAAGACATAAAAAGTGTAATTGATTTACAAGACATTTCAGAGGCAGAAATTCAATCTGAAATAGAAAATTATATTATAACTGACGGATTGGCTAAAGAGTATTCGAATTTTGTTGCTAAATTTACTTCTAATATTTTGGAAACAGGCGTTTGGATATCAGGATTTTATGGGTCAGGTAAGTCATATTTTGGAAAAATATTGGGTTATTTGCTCAGCAATAGAAGCATTACCGGAACACCATCAAGGGAGCGAATATTACAAAGGTTTACTGGTATTAATGATGAGGCTTTAATTAAAAATTCTCTTGCCAGGCTAAATTCTGAAAACTGTCGGGTAGTATTTCTTGATGTAGCAAAGCAGGATACTTCTAAAGGTCTATCATACATGCTATTTCGTAATTTTTTAAAATCATTGGAACTGCCAGAAAACGAACATGGTGTATTATTATATCAAATGATGATAGATGCTAAACAATCCAATATTTACAAGTTCGTTAATTCAAAATTAAATAAAAACTGGTCTGAGATAAGAACCAGATTAATTGAATATGTAAAAGCAATAAAAGCCATTTTTATTCAGGAAGGAAACACTGAAGGAGATTATAATAATTTAATGGCTACTATTCGCAGACGTATTGACCAATTCGATGCCTCATGTCTCAAGGATGAAATCAGCAATTATTTAAAAATAGCCAAAGGTGAAAAAGTCATTTTTCTTTTTGATGAAGCCAGCGAATCCATTAGTCAGAATAAATTCAATTTGCTTGATTTGGAAGGACTCAGCGAAGCACTTTCTACTTTAGGCAGTAAAGTCTGGACAATAGCTATTGCCCAAGAAAAGCTTGACGAAGTTATAAGCGGTTCGAATATAAGCAAAGCACAGCTTACTAAAGTCACTGACCGTTTTAAAACTAAAATTCATTTGGAAGCAACTGAAGTTGATGTAATCATTAAAAGTCGTTTGCTAAAGAAAAAAGATGATGCCATCAATAAATTAAAAAATCATTTTCAGAAAAATTCAGGACAGATTACAGACCATGCTGGATTAAGCGCTACAGGCATTACCAAAACAGATTCATCAGATATTTACGCGACTTATTATCCGTTCTATAGATATCAATTTGATTTACTGCAAAATTTTTTATTTGGAACTAAAGGTTATATTTCGACTAAAGTTGCGGCAAGAGGCATGATAATAACTACTTATGATATTTTAAAACGGGAATTACAAGATAAAGAATTATTTGAAACAGCAACAGGTTTTCAAATTGTAAGGCAAGCTCAACCTCAACCTACTGTTAGGTTAGTAAACAGATATGATAATGCTGAAAGGATTTTAAGGGAAACCAAATCTAAGATTTCAGGTCGAATGTTATTAGAAACCATAAATTTTTTATCAGAGGCTGAAGTTGTGCCGACAACATTGCCTAACATTACAAAATCTTTTATTGAGTTACCAAATGATTTTCATAAAGTTCAATCTGAAATCACTAAAGCTTTAAATGATTTGGTGGAGGCTAAAATTCTTTTATTTGATAGCCATACCTACCGCATTACTTCGGACATAGAACAGCGATTATTAGATGAAATGAACGGATTTGCTGTGCAAAGTTTTGTAAAAAAAAAGCGAGTTGTGTCAGTTTATAAAGATTCATTATTTACTAAGACATTAGCCCGCATTATAGATAATAACCTTTCTTATGATTTTTTTATATTTACTGACAATGATGATGAATTAACCAATCCATCTCTTAAACAACTTAAAATTAAATTAAAAAGTGTTTATAGTATCAGTGATGAACGATCTGCTGATATAGAAATTTTAAAAATACAACACCAGAATGAGAAAGAGCTTATTTGCTTAGTGCCTGACAACAGTGGATTTAAAGAGATAGATAAGCTTATTGATGAGATTGAACGTATCACTTATTTAGAACAGAAATATAACAACTCTCAATCAGAAGAAGGGCAAATCCTCCGTAGTTTTTTAACAGCCAAGTCAGAAAAGGAAAAGCGTTTAAAAGAATTAATAGAACGATCTCTACAAAAAGCTATATCGATTTATCTTTTTAATACATTTCAGTTAGACGAAAATAACTGGCAAACTATACTTCAAAAACAGCAAAGACAGGTGATTCAGAATGTTTATAGTAAAAGGCTTTCATCTCAATTAAGTGATGATGTAGCGGCAAAGGTAATCAAAGAGGCAATTAACACGAAACTTAGCTCTTATTTTAATGCTCCTGATTTTCAATTTTTTGATAGCCAAGGTAATTTTATTGGCGAAAATTTAAAAGTTGCTGAAGAAATCCTTTTTAAAATTAGAAATACTTTTGTAGATGGTGCTGGAATTGCAAAAAGTTTAGAGCAGCCTCCTACTGGATTTACTTTTGGAACTGTAATTTCAAGTGTAGCCGCTTTAATGCGAGCTGGTAAAATAATGGCAAAACACAATGGTGTAGAAAAATTTTCTTGGCGTGATACCAGCGTGAATGAAATATTCGCAAAAGCTACTGTATTTCGTAAAGCTTCATTCAAAGCGATTGCAAAATCCCTTTCAGCAGCACAGAAAAATGAATTAGTAAAAATCCTGCGAGATTTAAAATGCGAGGATCAAGTAGGTAAAAATGTTGATTGGAACACCAATGATTTTGATTTGGTCTGCACTGTTCGGGAGCTTACAAAGCATTTTTGTGAAAAAATAGATTTTATGCGTAAGCAGACTAAAGATTTTGATACACTCTTTGGTAATTTTGAAGCTCATAAAGATAATCTAATTGAATTTATCGGCTCTGTTAGCGAATCCAATTATATTGAAAAAGCCGAAATTTTTTTGACAAATCAAGCAGATTATACAAGTTCTGTTCAGTCTATTGAAAAAGTTGAGAAGTTTATCCGCAATAATCTTTCTAAGCTTTTAAACTGGAAGCTGTTTGTCGAGAACGTCAATGATGAATTAAAAAAAGCAGCTAAAACAGATGATGCTATAACCAAGCTTTCTTTAGAATTTAATAATTTGTATGGACAAGAATCAGTAAAAAACTTTGCATCTATTCAACAAAAAGCGCAGCAAATTAAGGATAACTATTTCAACTTAATGAGCAGCGCCACAGATGATATGACCGGAAAATACAGCCAGCTAAAATTGGAAGCAGAAGCTATCATTAAAGAAATTCAAACTCTTCCAGCAGGTCTTAATGATGAAGCATTAAACAAAGTCAGCAGTATTTTACAATTTGCAAATCAGCGAATTCAAACAAAAGTAGAATTAGATTATGATGTCAAAGACAAACACTCCAAATTCACCTATTCTGAAATGCTGTCCTATATTGATTTATTTAATAGCAAGCAAACTGAGCTTGAAGTTTTAAAATCAAGCTTGATTAGAGTTTCACCGCCTAAAGAAGAAAAAGACAAATCCGATAATGTAATAACAACCAAAACATTTACCACTAATTTTCCTGCTAAAAAACTAAAAATAAGCGAATATAAAAAATGGCTAAAGCAGGAATTACAGAAAATAGCCGGAGCAAGTGATAATGATGAAATAGAGATTATGTAGTATATATATTCCCAAAATGATATATACTTAGATGCTTAAAATGTGTAGCCTTAATACTTTTAGCCTTAGTCATAGTTTAATATTTTCTATATATTCTATTTTAGGAATATATTTTTTAGATCGCTCCTAACGGAGCTTGATTTGGGGTATGAACATCAATTACTACAAACAGACAGCTCCTAACGGAGCTAAAAAATTAATATTTAAATTAGTCCCGTAGATGAGCTATTTATAGTCCCGTAGGGACGACCTGTTTGTAGCAATTGGAATTAATAAAAATTTTAGCTCCATAGGAGCGACCTGTTTGTAGTAATTAGGATGAATAACCAATTTTAGCTCCATTAGGAGCGACCTGTTTGTAGTAATTAGGATGAATAACCAATTTTAGCTCCATAGGAGCGACCTGTTTGTAGTAAGTATAAAAATGGCAAATACATATTCTCAAATTTATATTCAAATTGTTTTCGGAGTAAGCGGAAGGCAAAATTTAATTTTAAAACAAAACCGTGAAGAATTGCACAAATATATTACAGGCATTATACAAAATCGTGGACAAAAAATGTTGTCCACATTCTATATGCCTGACCATACCCATTTATTTGTTGGATTAAAACCATCTATTGCTATTTCGGATTTAGTAAGAGATGTAAAAGCTGGCTCATCAAATTTCATTAACAATAGCAAATGGGTGGATGGGCAATTCAGCTGGCAGGAAGGATTTGGCGCTTTTTCGTATTCCAGAAGCCAGATTGATAACGTAATTAAATATATAATTAATCAGGAAAAGCACCACCGAACAAGGAGTTTCAAAGAAGAATACATTGATTTTCTAAAAAAATTTGCAATAGATTATAATGAAAAATATTTGTTTGAATGGATTGATTAAATTAAACAGCTACAAACAGCTACAAACAGGTCGCTCCTAACGGAGCTTGATTTGGATTATAAACATTGATTTCTACAAACAGGTCGCTCCTAACGGAGCTAAAAAATATTTTAATCCGACGACCTGTTTGTAATGTAACGATTAGAATTAATAAAAATAGTCCCGTAGGGACGTCCTGTTTGTAGCAATTGAATTTAATTAAAATATTTAGCTCCGTAGGAGCGACCTGTTTGTAGAAATTGGAATTAATTAAAATAGTCCCGTAGGACGTCCTGTTTGTAGCAATCGAATTTAATTAAAATATTTAGCTCCGTAGGAGCGACCTGTTTGTAACAATTAGAATTAATTAAAATAGTCCCGTAGGGACGTCCTGTTTGTAGCAATCGAATTTAATTAAAATATTTAGCTCCGTAGGAGCGACCTGTTTGTAGCAATTGGAATTAATAATCAAATTTTAGCTCCGTAGGAGCGACCTGTTTATTAGGATAAAAACCATGAAATTAGCCGAGCATGTAGAATCTATACGAAAGCTCATAGATAATGCCTTTCGCAACAGATTAGGTAGAATGGGTATTACAGCAAATAAATTACAGACCTCAGATGCTATCCCTTTGGAAAATAATGAAGACCGAACACGAATTGAAACAATACTGGAGACATTTAAATCCGAAACCGGCGCAGATTCAAATGCCTATGAAAAGCTAATTGAAGAATTCACATTTACCCTTTTTAATAGGCTTGCAGCTTTAAAAGTTATGGAAGCCCATACTTTAAACCCTGAAATCATTACCCGCAGGCATCAGCATGGAGACCGTTCATTTGCCCATCGTTATTGGCTTGAGCAAAATCCAGAAAGACGTAATGAAGACATGGAAGGTCTGATTTATTTTATAGAAGACCAATTGACTGAGCTTTCATCCGATATTCAGTTGTTTAGTTTACAACATCCTTATCATTTATTACCAACAGCAATTGAATTAAACGACATTATAAATGCCTTCAATCAAGTAGAAAATGATAGTCAAGTGGAATCTGATATCTGGAAAAGTGATGATGTGCTCGGATGGCTTTATGAAAGTTACAACAATACTAAAAAAGCGGCTCATAAAGAAAGTAAAGCAAAAACCGAATATAACAAAGTCAGCATTCAAAGTCAGGTTTATACCCCGCGCTGGGTTGTAAAGTTTTTGGTAGATAATAGTCTCGGTAAATTATATTTGGAAATGTTTCCTGATTCAGCAATCAAAGAAAAATATAAAATTGCTAATGCGCCTAAAAATCAAATAAGAGATAGAAAGCCGCTTACTGAAATTCGCATAATTGACCCTGCAACAGGTTCTGGCAACTTTTTGCTTTATGCTTTTGATTTATTTTATGACCTATATACTGACCAGATAGACAATTACGGTGCTGACTATGATGAAAACAAAATTTGCGAACTTATCATTAATCATAACTTGCATGGAATAGATATTGACGACAGAGCAATACAGCTTGCTCAATTAGGATTAACCATCAAGGCTAAACGCAAAAAACGGACAGTTAAATTTAATCAATTTAATATTGTAAGCGCTGATTTCTTTTTGCCGGAATATACCAAAGTTAGATATTTATTTAAAAATGGAGGTTCATTAGATTTTGAATTAGAAAAAATCATTATGGATTTATGGTCAGATTTACAACAAGCCCATAAATTTGGGTCATTAATCCGTCTTGAGGAAAAGTTCAAGTCTCGTTTACGGGGTTTATTTAGTCAAAAAACACCCAGTAAAGAAGACCAGCTTGAATTATTTCCCTCAAAAACACCTATAAAAGAAGAGCAACTCGAATTATTTACTGAAGAAGATTTTCCTAAATATAAACAATTCCGAGAAAATTTTTTTATCAATTTGCAAAAAGCCGTAACTCTCAACACCAAAAAGCAAGGACTAACCTTTTTAAACACCAAAACCAGCGATGCCATTATTTTTTTGAAGTTAATAACTCAAAAATATGACGTAGCTGTTGCTAATCCGCCTTATACCGACAGCAGTGACTTTGGGACTGAGCTAAAAAAGTTTATTGATGACAATTATAAAAAGCCGCATAAGTTTCATACAAATTTATATGCGAGTTTTATTAAGCGATGTTATGAATTGATTGACTATAAAGGGAAAATGGCTTTGATACATCCTTTGACCTTTATGTATATCAAGTCGTTCGAAGATGTTCGAAAATTCATTATTGATAAATTGCATATAAATGTTTTCGTTGATTATGGTTTGAGTAATCTTTTCGGTGCGGTGATGGTTGACCCTGCGTTTTATGTTTTGGAAAAAGAAAAAACAATAGAAACAGCTTGGTTTATTTCATTAAACCAATACACACGAACTCCACAAGAAAAATATAAGAAAGATTATTGCTTAGAAGCCCTAAACGATTATGTAGAAAACCGTCCAAATAAGCACAACTACACACTCTCACAATCCAAACTTAAAATTATAGAAGGCTGGCCATTTATTTATTGGATTTCAGATGGGTTTAGGGAAAAGTTTAAGGGAGATACTATAAAAAATTTTTTTAATGCTTGTTCAGGATTAAAAACGGCAAATAATATTAAATATTTCAGAAGTTTATCTGAAATTAATCAAAAACATAATTCAAAATATCAACCAATATTTAAAGGGGGCCCTTACAATAAATGGTATGGAAATATCTGGCTTTCAATCGATTATAATGGACAAAAGACTAATATCATGAAAGAGAACAGTCATAGTCTTTCCGGCGAGAATAATTATTTAAATAAAGGTATTGTTTGTCCAACTGTAGGCACAAAAGGAACATCATTTAGAATAAAGCCAGCGGAAATTTTTTTTAGCAATGCAGATTTTGGAATTTTTTACAAAAATAAATGTGATAACTATAATTACCCTTTAGCAATATTGAATAGCAATCTTATAGGATATATCAATGAAATGTTGAATCCTACGGTTAATATTGAGGTTGGCGACTTATATAAAATTCCTTTTATACAATCATCAAAAGGTTTAGAAGATAATATTTCCTCCTTAGCCTCCCAAAACATCGAAATCAAAAAATATCTTTGCTCATACCGTATAATCGAGACGAACTTCAATGAAACACCTCTTACCGCTTATTCAGAATCAACACTAAAAGACAGACTTTTCGCTTACCTCAATTATGAAAATGCACAATTAACGCAAGTTCTTATTAACGAAGCTATAATTAACCAGCTTGTTTTTGAAGTCTATGAACTCAGCCCAGAAGACCGATTGCAGGTAGAAACTAAAATGGGAAAACCCGTGGGAGAATTGCCGGTATTATCGGAAGCAAGAGAAGCTTATTTGAAATCAATCAACATAAATAACCAAACAGTAAAAGACTTCATTTACAACTTACCTGCTACAAAATTTGACGAGCAGCAACTTCAAATAATTAAATCAGAATTTTCTACTCTTTATCAAAACAATAATGATTTAGAAGAATTCTGCATTCGCCATCAGATAAATCCCATCAATATTTGGTATTGGTTCAAAGAAAGTAAAGTATTGCCGCAAGCCCGAGCCGCTGAAATTGCGCTTGAGTTTTTGGCTGACGCTTTTAGAACTATTTTAATGGAAGACGAAGACGGCATTATTCCATTGGTAGGCTTGCCGGAAAAACCATGCTTAATGGATAGATTAGAAAAATATTGCTTAGATAATGGTTTTACCTCTGCTCAATTTATGCAGTTAGATGGCTTGATTGGTCGCCCTCTTAATGAATATATCGAAAATTATTTTTTTAAGAACTTTAGCGATCACCTGAACCTGTTTATGTATCTGCCTAAAACACCTTTTATCTGGCACTTGAGCAGCGGTAAATATCATGGTTTTGAAGCATACATCATTATTTATAAATGGAACCGCGACAGCCTATATAAACTAAAAACAATGTACCTAAGCAAAAGAGCTGAAACATTGCAATATAGACAAATAAATCTCGCTAACAGCAACACTGCTCAATCACAAAACGAAAAAGAAACTATACGATTACAATTAAAAGAAATAGCCGAATATACACAAAAGATTGACGAATTAATCGCCGATGAAGGCTATAATCCTAAACTTGATGACGGCGTAGGTAAAAATATCGCGCCTTTACAAAAAAAGGGTTTGCTTAAAAGCGAAGTTCTGAATAAAAAGCAATTAGAAAAGTATCTAAAGGCAGATTGGTGAATAATTATTTTGATTTTTTAAGCTCCGTTAGGAGCTAAAAAATATTTGTAATTTCGACCTGTTTGTAATCCTAAAGCAGGAATTACATAGTGCTAACAGCTATAAACGTAACAGTATTGAACTCCTTAAACGGAAAAAAAGCTATTGAAGCCATGCAGAAACTCAAAGGCTCTGGAAATGGCAATCTTATTAATGCACTTCTTAGCGAGAGAGGAAAAATGAGGTGCGTTCTTTAATTTCTGTTTAATTAATAGGTCGCTCCTACGGAGCTTGATTTGGGGTGTGAACATCGATTGCTACAAACAGGATGCTCCTAAAGGAGCTAAAAGCCTAAAATTAATATTCCAAATTATTTTCGTAGACAGACTGTTTGCAGTCCCGTAGGGACGGTCTGTTTGTAGCTATTGATATAATTAATTAAATTTTAGCTCCGTAGGAGCGACCTGTTTAATTAATAGGTCGCTCCTACAGAGCTTGTTTTGGGGTGTGAACATCGATTGCGACAAACAGGATGCTCCTAAAGGAGCTAAAAGCCTAAAATTAATATTCCAAATTATTTTCGTAGACAGACTGTTTGCAGTCCCGTAGGGACGGTCTGTTTGTAGCTATTGATATAATTAATTAAATTTTAGCTCCGTAGGAGCGACCTGTTTGTAGCAATCGGAATACAATTTTATAAAAAAGGCGAATTTGTAATGATTGATAAATGGTTTTTAGAAGATATAGAAAATAAGATTAAATACCGTAAAAGAATAGTTATACTTGACCCGAAAGCTCAATGTGAATTTTTGCTGAAACTATTAAATCCCAAAGATTATACTGTAATCAAAACAGATAAATCGCTTTCAGAAGAATGGGAAACAGTCAAAGAAGAATTATTTTTGCGGTATGAAGCTGAAACTAAACATAAAGATGTAAATGTTATATTCTATGTTACACGAGAACAAAATAAACTAAGTTTTTTGTTCGACTATTGTTTGACTCATGGATGTCTTGATTTAAGCAAATTTTCCGAATGGCTCATAAACAAATTGTTTAAATACACAGGTCTGCAAGTTCAAATGGATAGTCAGAATCTTTTAACAGCCGCTAAAATAGGTATAGGTAAAAACCTTTCATGGTGGAAAAAAATACTTCAAAATTTGGAATCATTATTAAATCTTGATGATGAATTATTGCCTTTTTTACACGAACCTGAAACATATTTTAAGTCAAGAGATACTGATATTTATAATATATTTCAAAAAAAGCTATTTGAAGTATTAGAGCAACCCTATATAAACAAACCACCAACTACATTGGCAAATGAGATAACTAAGAAATTGTTCGATAGTTTGATTAATAACACTATCACTGAATCACTTTTGCAAATTTATCATAACTGGGCAGATAGTGGCCAATATAGACCTTCACTTATAAATTACATCGATAACTATAAATTTATAGGAGCTATTGACTCATGGGCAGCGCATCCTGACCATTGCTTTGCGAAATTAGATAAAAAATCCTTGCAAGAGCTTACGGCTAATTTAAAAGACAAAACTTATTTAGCCCGAAAGATGGCTAAAATAAAAATCAGGGCAAACAGCAAAGTAAAAACATTTGCGCCTTCGTGGTGGCAGGATTTTATTACTTTGATTGAGTTTGATAATAAACGATTAACAAGTTGTAATGATTTAAACAAGGTCATTGGGTTTTATACAAAATATTTTGCCAAAGTAGATAGAGCTATCCGTAATCTTTATACAGCTTTTTTACAGGAAGATGCTATTATTAGACCTTTACAAGAGCATTATGAAAATTTAAATCGAGAATTATTAGAAAAATGGTTTGATTATATTGGCCAGTATAAATCTGACCAACAAGGCTATTTGGTTAATTTGTTTAAGAAAGCTAAACCAAGAATAGCCGCTATTGTTGTAGATGGCTTACGTTACGAAATTGCAGATTCTGTAGCCAATTCTTTAGAAAAATTTAAAGTCGATAAACATATAATGCTTGCAGATATGCCTTCAGATACAAAAAACAACATGAGCCTTTTATATACAGACAATAATGAAATTTTTTCTAATCATAAAGACCGTGAAAAAAGGCTTATTGAAGCTACAAAAAAAAATATTATCTATAAGGATATGGAAGCATTGACCTATGGTGAAGAAGCAGACTTTCTTGTATTGACCTACAGAGATATTGACGATACAGGAGAAAAATTACAACAGGGCGCTATTAAACTCTTTCAGGAGTTTGAACAGGTATTAAAAGAAAAAATTGGCTTGCTTCTAAATATGGGTTTTAAAGAAGTTCATTTAGTTACTGACCATGGTTTTGTTTTAACAGGCTTATTAGCTGAAGCTGATAAAATAAAACCTGATGCTACTGGAGTCAAAGAAGTTCATGAAAGATTTATCCGAACAGTTGACAAACAAAACAATTCGGATTGGGTATCTTTTCAAAAAACTTACGAAGATTTCAATTTTGTATATACTTCTAAAAGCCATAGACCATTCATATCAAAGGGCGCTTATGGTTACTCCCATGGAGGCTTTACACCACAGGAAATAATTATACCTAAATTTGTTTTCCGTAAATCAAAGAGCTTCTCAATCGGTTTAAAAGTGTCCATCATTAATAAAAAAGAATTGACAGAAGTAACCGGAGAGTTTTTTATTATTAAATTACAAGCTGCTTTAATTGAATACGATATTTTTTCCATGAGTCGTAAGGTTCAAGTCTTATTATACGCTGGCAATGTAAATTACAGCAGCAGCAATATAGTTCTTATACAACCAGATAAAATAGAATCATTAGAATTTTCTTTTAACGGACATAAAGAAATAAATGCGGTTTTATTAGATGCTGAAAATCAGGAACAATTAGACATTTTAACTATAAAGCAATCAAACGAGCGTGATTTTGGCGGATTGCTATAGCAGAGGATGTAATGTTATTAGATGATTTAGATAAAAAAGTTTTAGAGCATTTCAGAGGTTATGTGGTTAGAAAAGATTTAGCTATGCTAATTAAGGGCGGTGCTAATGTCCCTACCTTTGTTTTGGAATATTTATTAGCAAATACTTGCAGCACAGAAGATGAGGATAAAATAAAGGACGGAATTGAAAATGTTAAAAAGGTGCTTAGAGAACATTATGTAAATCCAGAAGAATGCAACCTTATTCAATCAAAGCTAAGAGAAAAAGGCCGTTATAAAATCATTGATAAAATTTCCGTTGACCTTGACTCTCAAAATGACCGTCATTGGGCTAATATAAGCAACAGTAACATCAAAAAAGCAAATATTAACGATGATATGGTTAAAAATCACGAAAAAATGTTACTAGGCGGAATATGGGCAATTATTGAAATGGAATATGACCCGATGATAACAATTGGCGCAAGAGTATTTCCTTTTGTTGTAAGGGATATCAAACCTATTCAATTGTCCAAGTTTGACGGCGAAAAAGTTGCGGACAAAAGAAAAGAGTTTACAAAAGATGAGTGGAAAACATTGCTTTTAAGAAGTGCAGGGTATGAACCGGGAAGTGAAGGTTTGAATGATAGAAAACAGATGCTTTTACTTATGAGGCTTATACCCTTAGTAGAATCAAACTTTAACATGGTTGAGTTAGGACCTCGTTCTTCAGGAAAATCTTATATTTACAAAGAAATAACACCTTATGCTTTATTAATATCCGGTGGTCAGGGCACAGTAGCCAAGATTTTTGTTAATAACACTACTGGACGTGTCGGTTCAGTCGGTGAATGGGATGCGATTTGTTTTGATGAAAGCACCAACAAACTTTTTAAAGATAAAGATGCAATTCCAATGATGAAAGATTATATGGAATCAGGCTCATTCTCAAGAGGCGGTAAAGGCGGAGAAATAGCAGGACAAGCTTCCATTATTTATAACGGTAATATAAATCAGCCTGTTGAAACAGTGCTTCAAACATCCCATTTATTTAGCCCTTTAGCAGGTGAAGTTAGTCATGACACAGCTTTTTTAGACCGTATTAACTTGTTTCTTCCGGGCTGGGAAATTACAAAATTCAGTCCAAGCAATTTTACTAACCATTTTGGATTTAGCACTGACTTTTTTTCCGAAACTCTAAAATTTCAAAGAAAAACAACCTACTATGAAGTGATAGATACATATTTTTCTTTTGGGCATCATTTAAAACAAAGAGATTCAAAATCAATAAGAAAGATAGTATCTGGCTTAATTAAATTACTACATCCGGATGGTAAATTTACTAAGGAAGACATTAGAGAATACTTAGTTGCCGCAATGGAAATGAGA
Protein-coding sequences here:
- the brxL gene encoding protease Lon-related BREX system protein BrxL yields the protein MLLDDLDKKVLEHFRGYVVRKDLAMLIKGGANVPTFVLEYLLANTCSTEDEDKIKDGIENVKKVLREHYVNPEECNLIQSKLREKGRYKIIDKISVDLDSQNDRHWANISNSNIKKANINDDMVKNHEKMLLGGIWAIIEMEYDPMITIGARVFPFVVRDIKPIQLSKFDGEKVADKRKEFTKDEWKTLLLRSAGYEPGSEGLNDRKQMLLLMRLIPLVESNFNMVELGPRSSGKSYIYKEITPYALLISGGQGTVAKIFVNNTTGRVGSVGEWDAICFDESTNKLFKDKDAIPMMKDYMESGSFSRGGKGGEIAGQASIIYNGNINQPVETVLQTSHLFSPLAGEVSHDTAFLDRINLFLPGWEITKFSPSNFTNHFGFSTDFFSETLKFQRKTTYYEVIDTYFSFGHHLKQRDSKSIRKIVSGLIKLLHPDGKFTKEDIREYLVAAMEMRRRVKEQLKRIGGMEFWDTNFSYIDKETQEEFFVGLPEERGNDLIEKHPLPPGVCYTSTSDGESNSLVKIEVVALKGSGKLNITGTNNSSVKENIKNTYNYLKANEKTILTEQHSLKGYDINIQITNLLGAYISEGIGSAVYVAIISAIYSKNLKPGLAVLGNISIGGVIERSANFAEKTTLLSENGAKTVLVPMDNLKEMTMLPSNVLGKTDTPFYSNSQMLLQKAVDG